The genome window ATTCTAGCACATGGGTATTTAATCTCATTCTCACTACACTTAAATTCCttcaaattctataaatattatcttatgagatataaagatattaaaattttaaattatattattcacCCTagtgaaagataaaaataaaaagatcaaactACCCtcgtaaaaatatattagaaattctcaaaaacaacaattctctctctttagacactatttctttctcttccatctcaatttctctctcttcttgttCTCTCTCTTCTCGTGGCGTTCTGAACCAAATCAAGTTGCTAATTGATCTCTCCCTTTTCTCGTTTTGAACCAACCAAATACATGTATCTTTGGTTACAAGAATTCATTTTTTCAAGTGCTCTCCTAATCTGCTGTGCACTGCACTGCTATCTCCACTTTCTAAATTCTAGTCCTAACCCTAAGTCCCAGATATCTCCAATTTCTAAATTCTAGTCCTAACCCTAAGTCCCAGATAGTAGCCCTAAGTCCAGATATCTCCAATTTCTAAATTCTAGTCCTGACCCTAGTAGCCCTAAGTCCCTAGATTTTCTGTCAAAAACCAAAGCGATGCACTGCACATTCAATCTTTATCAAAATTGATTCAAGTCTCACTCTGGAGAACCGGATTCTTCAAAGGTGTATCCACATGTAATATTCAATACAAGAGCtttttagtaattaaataaaatttaatagcaattttagaaataatttaatataaattttcacaagagcagaaacaaaataaaaatattaaaaaaactttttaatggAGAGAGTGAAAGAAGCGAGTAaacttaaaaagattttttataattaatcctaaataaaaacgtcaaaaataaaaagattatatatatcttttattttaaagagaaaaactagCTTTCCATTTAAAAAACCATCATATTTCATTACTACACAAGTCCAATAAATATTGCGTGCATCTGCAGAGATAATCTTGGACTGAAAACTGAAACCAGAAATTGAATACAATATCTGAAAGGCAGATTAAACAGTGTTCGCGAAATCCACTCAATAACAAACTAGAGCCATTcccatttttaaaaaagactaaCAATAAGCATTACAAAACGGCAATCTCTCCATTGACAACCTAAGACCTTggcttctccttcttctctttGAAAAGTGCAAGAAGTGAGACTCCAGAAACCTTCACAACCTTGAATCTAACACCAGGAATATCACCAACAGCATGACCTTTACGTCCAAATCCAGCAATCAACACCTCATCCTACAAGAGCAAATTATGTTCTAGGTTATCGGCAAGCACAAAAGGACCATGAATGATCCAAATCAGTTAAAGCGCACAAAGAGCACTCACATTTTCTTCAATATAGTTTAAGCAACCATCATTTGGAACAAAAGCAGCAATCTTCTTCCCATTTTTGATTAGTTGAACCCTAGCACACTTTCTAATAGCGGAGTTAGGCTGCTTGGCCTCAATACCTCTGCATATATAGACATCCAATGGTACAGATTGACACAGATTAGCATTTAAACTTTGgagttgaagaaaacaaaaaatgaaaacatataaaataccataaggCAGCCCTACATCTTCTCAAGAACAATGCCTTTGGCATGAGATGATCCAGCAAACGGTTTCTTCCACTCATTGCCAAGGTTAGACTTCTTGTAAGATTTGTCAGCCCACCTCTGCCTTCTGCGGTGGGACTTAAGCTTGCGACCAGCTCCCATACCACGTGTCTTACTGTAATTCAGAAAAAAATCCCCATCAAATTTAAATGGAGAACACCCAAACACTGTCCTAAATAACTAACAAGTTATGCACAGAGGCAGGGAACTTTCCATATCAGTAATCTCACCAGGAAACAATACACAATACAAGTAATGCTAGTTCTAGATGACTTATGGtcattaaatttgatttggCATGAAACCTCACCATCCCTAACCTGCAAATCTGCTAATTTCGTttctattcaaaaaataaataaacaaaacgaCGCGCCCTTTTGGGAGGGCAGGAAAGATCCCACCAATGCATTTTCAAGTTGATAGAAATGGATTCAAATTTAACAGGTCAAAGGGATTAATTAAACTAGATTCAAATACCAAAACATTGAACAGCCTAATAAATTTCTAATTCAACCAAAATTACTGTTTAATCACTACATAGCCTACTCATAATCCAATTTACAAATACCAGATTTAATTCtcagaaacaaaacaaggagATGGCATCCACCATGACTAAAACTCGTTTCAACATACAATGGAATACACTAAACATCACGTGGCAATATTTTCATAAGCCGATAGCATGGCTTAatgtttaaaacttaaaaagatttttcaactttttcccATCTTCAACTTTCTCAGCTACCAAGCATGCCGTTATTATGagaaaacattaattaagaTACCAAAAAATACAAGATGCAAAACAAATAGAGGGAGCTCTAAACATCCCAGAGTCAAGAACAGTAAAGTAGCAGAGTGATGCTGAAGGAGAGTGAGAATCGAGGAGAGGAAGCGTACCCCATGGTTACTGAGATAAGTTGTTGGACGGCGAGGAGGGTTTTGAAAGCTAAGGAGGAGGGGGaggagctgctgctgctgaataaaaccctaaccctaagaAAGAAGTGAATGCTGTCTGTATATAAGAAAGATAGCAGTGGGCTGTTTCTGCAAGTTTGATTTCTCTCATGAGCACTTGTTGGACTTATCTTCGGCCTTGTagcttttcattttgtttatcggcccataaaagttaatttgttttccagcagaaataaaaacaggaaaagagcatttccttattcttttatgacAGAaaataatcttctttttttagaattagaaaaaataaattgattataattaataattgtttttaaaatattttaaaacaaatatttatatttataattataacaactaaattaaaaatatatatatactacatACTTAAGTTGAttataattaatctaatttcaATAAAGAAGGCCATTcagattttatatttgaaaaaatattatttcgatagagagaataattaattttttgaaaataataaacaaatttttatatttaaataatttaagtaATACATGCATAGCATGAGTTAGAAGACCATTTATCACTTATAATGCTATGAAGTAACAAAGATGAGCATTCCTTAGGTATTAATTTGGCCATAATTTAGGGAAGaaatttcacttttcattttctttcttttttaatttaagttattttcatATATGATGATGccttaggttattttttaaaagaacaaaaataaataaattgaaatcgATAATATTCATCTAACAAGTTGCAAGGTTAAATTCTTttttgacatttaaaaaaaaacctttttaaatTGACCCGGATTAACCCATGAACCGAGCCTTGAATCTGGTCATTATAACTTTGCTTGTATTAAGAATTgacatatttaaattcaattgctatgattttataagttttcTAGTCTTTGACCCGAGCGTAAATGTAAATTCATTGAGTTCGTCAGAGATATATGATGTGACGTGGAATGCATGGCAAGCCTGTATGTACGCCCATATTACTTGATAAGAAAAAACCAGACAAAAGGGATAGAAATACGAGTTCAAAAGCCTAAGATCAAAGTGACAAATTTGGCCGCAGTTTAAGGTTTGGATCAAGAAGCCATTTCTTTGCCTTCAAGAAGCTTGGCCCTGTAAAGCACACATCAGGTGTCCTATTGGTTGCCTAAAATGAAACATCCGTGATTCCTCACTCCACACTTGTGATGAATGTCGATGTGTTTCAGAGCGTAAACTACCTTCTATTGAACGCATCGTAGGCAGCTAAGAAATGTCGGCACTGTACGAAGAAGAATGATTGCATGGGCACATGCTCATGGATACTGTCTACTGTAACACTCTGGGGGTTTCTTAGGATCAATGGCATAATTGCTGTTATTGGAGGTATACAGCGGGGTGGATTGGATAGCTGTGAGAAATAAAACAAGCAGAGGCATCGAGCAAGCAAAAATACATAACAACAATGAAGGAATGACGAGACAACTAGCTTGGTCTCGGACAATACAAGAAACACAAATTCATGGGCCAAAGTAAACTTGGAATGGAGTTCCGGCAACATATCGTCTCCGATACTACAATACAAGTGTTCCTATTTTTCAGATTACTTGTTACAGATTAATACATAATCCATGCTGATGGCATACTAGCACAGATCAACTGCTTCACACAGTGAACTAGATATGGTGGAGAAAATCAAAGCCACTGCAACCATCAGATGAAACAAAATGGAACCCCCTCAGTTCATCATTTTCCACAAAACTATACAGTAGTCCTCAAAAGAACTTAGTCTTTGAAACAAATTTATCATCATATTAAACTTAGCTGCCACCAACCAGTCCCTGTAATAAATAAGAACAAGGACATTAAAAGATGTGCGAAAATAAAGCACTCAAAGCAATATAACAACCATAAAATGCATTGTAACCTGACAGAGAGCCTGGCTACTTCTGACCCCTCTTCCACAAGACCCCAATTTTCTTCAACATGTTCCCGTTTTTCTTCTTTGGAGAGTCATCATCCATATCTTCAGAGAAGGGCGAGCCCATATTTCCAGGAATAGGATTATAGTTGTTGTCAAGAGAACCTGTTCTCTCTACAAATTTGCCGTTGTTCCCAGTTGAAAGCATAGCAGCAGCTGCCTCAGCGGCTTTCCTCCATTGGTCTGACTGCACCTTTAACCTCCTCAATTCAGCCTCCATTTCTGTGTTTGCTGCCTGAGCTGCATCCAGCTGCTCAGTCACCCTTGCTACTCTTCTGCTACTTTTATCTGCTTCCTCTGTCAGATAACCAAGTTTCATCAGAGCCTCGTGTTCTGCAGCCCTTGCAGTTTCTGCCAATGCAACAGCTTCATCATTGACCTTACTTTTCTCCATTTCccctttcttgatttctttccaGAGTGTTTCATTTTCCTCTGCTACACTCTGCAACCGTGCTTCCTTATCCAACAAGCTCGCCTTCAACTCTGCCAGATCATGCTCTAACTTTTTCAGCTCCATTGCAAGTTCAGATTCCCTCTCACTTGGCTGATTTTTCTCAATCTTTAAAGCCAGTCCCTCATTCTCCTCAGAAATGCCCTGCAATTCAGTTTCCTTATCCATCAGGTTAGCCCTCAATTcttcaatattgtttttggcTTTCTTCAATTCAGCTTCCAATTCAGCCTCTCTGTGGCCTGATTCCAACTTTGTACGTTCAACTTGTTCATAGGCGCTTCTAATCTGCAATGTGCTTTGAATATATTCTTCCTGGTACCTGGTCTCAGATGCTTCTAGTGCGGATTTCAACTGACCTACTTCATGTTTCAAAAGGTTCATTTCTGCTTTGAGCTGTTTTGTTTCCTCATTTTCTACACTTTCATGCAAAACTTCAACATCCCCTGTAGGATTCATGACTGTTTTCCCACAAATGTTCGCTGGATCTGCTTGCAGTTTACTCACAAGTTCCTCCAAGGGTTTTACTTGAGCTCTTGACTGTTCCAGCTCCAATGATAGGGACCTGTAAGCCTCCATGGCTTTGACGTCATCTGCCTGCAGCATTTCAGCAGTTGCATTTGCTTCTTCCAATTGCTTTTGAGTTTTACTAACAAGTTCCAGGGCCTGAGCTTCAGATTCCCTGGTATCACTGAGCtcagttttcattttttcaacAAGGGAGAGAGTTTCAGTTAGTTCCAGTCTCAGCCCTTGTAATTCAGCATATGCTGATTCTGCATGTTTTGTTTGGGAAGCTTCAGATTCCACTACCATTTCCAGCTGATTTTTGAGCCTCTGGACTTCATTCATGGCAGAAGCCAGGGCTGCAGAATCAATTGAGTGCTGCTTCTGCATGGCCTCCAGTTCAGACTGCCAAGCTTTATCACGATCATGGGAGACTTTACGGAGCTCTTGAACACGGACATCTTCAGAACTAGAAAGC of Populus trichocarpa isolate Nisqually-1 chromosome 16, P.trichocarpa_v4.1, whole genome shotgun sequence contains these proteins:
- the LOC7465301 gene encoding 40S ribosomal protein S23 — encoded protein: MGKTRGMGAGRKLKSHRRRQRWADKSYKKSNLGNEWKKPFAGSSHAKGIVLEKIGIEAKQPNSAIRKCARVQLIKNGKKIAAFVPNDGCLNYIEENDEVLIAGFGRKGHAVGDIPGVRFKVVKVSGVSLLALFKEKKEKPRS
- the LOC7467606 gene encoding interactor of constitutive active ROPs 2, chloroplastic, producing the protein MQTPKAKTSSLEVPQKKSPATPRTRQLKTPGSENNSVSPNPASRTPKDRSPKVTERRLSQSPATEKKRPSRISELETQLAQLQEDLKKAKDQLNASESWKRRAHQEAEDTKKQLLTMSEKFEESQQQLMELSSSEDVRVQELRKVSHDRDKAWQSELEAMQKQHSIDSAALASAMNEVQRLKNQLEMVVESEASQTKHAESAYAELQGLRLELTETLSLVEKMKTELSDTRESEAQALELVSKTQKQLEEANATAEMLQADDVKAMEAYRSLSLELEQSRAQVKPLEELVSKLQADPANICGKTVMNPTGDVEVLHESVENEETKQLKAEMNLLKHEVGQLKSALEASETRYQEEYIQSTLQIRSAYEQVERTKLESGHREAELEAELKKAKNNIEELRANLMDKETELQGISEENEGLALKIEKNQPSERESELAMELKKLEHDLAELKASLLDKEARLQSVAEENETLWKEIKKGEMEKSKVNDEAVALAETARAAEHEALMKLGYLTEEADKSSRRVARVTEQLDAAQAANTEMEAELRRLKVQSDQWRKAAEAAAAMLSTGNNGKFVERTGSLDNNYNPIPGNMGSPFSEDMDDDSPKKKNGNMLKKIGVLWKRGQK